GGGGACGCCGAAATAGGCGCGGAAGTAGAGGGAGGCGGTGTCGAGGAGCATCAGGCGTCGCGTCACACCCCGATGATGCCCCACGGCACTGACAACGGCCGCCGACGTGCGCACCGGCCGCGCACCCGCCCCCGTCCCCCCCCGTCTCCCCGTTCCCCGATGCTCGTCCCCTCGCCCCTCCGGTCCGTGACCGCGCGCGGTCGGTGCCCGGCGGCGTACGTTGGAGGGTGGCGCTACGTGGCAGTAACCGGAGCGTCCCCGCCGTGTCCGCCCGCCTGTTCGTACCGGAGGCGGATCGGCGGCGGGTGGGGCGGACCGCCCTTGCGAGGCCGTCAACTCTGAGAGGATGACGGCCCGGCCGGAGGGAGCCCAGACATGGACGACAAGGAAGCGCTCAGGGTGGGCGCCGCCGTCCGAAGGCGGCGCAGGTCCCTGGGGCTGACGCTGGCGGCCGTCGCCGACCGCAGCGGACTGTCCGTACCGTTCCTCAGCCAGATCGAGAACGAACGCGCCCGGCCCAGCGCCCGCTCGCTGGAGCGGGTGGCCGGCGCACTGGAGACCAGCACGGCCGCGCTGCACGCCGCGGCCGACTCGGCACGCACCGTCGACGTCGTACGGGCCGGGGACGGCGCTCCCGGGGTGCGCCGGGTGGCCCGCGGCGGACACCAGCTGCACGCCAAGGAGTACACCGGCGAACTGGACACCGGGCGCGAGTACCAGCACCGCAACGACGAGGTCATGTACATCGCCGACGGGTCGGTGGAGGTCGAGGCCGAGGGCTGCGCCTACCGCCTGGAGCGGGGCGACACCCTGTACCTCTCCGGGGGAGTCCGGCACCGCTGGCGGGCCACCGAGCCCGGCACCCGCATCCTGGTCGTCGCCGTCGCCGAGCAGATCGACGCGACGTACGACACCCGCCGCTGAGCGCCTCCGCCATGACCACCGGGAACAGCGTGCCGAGGGCGAGCGTGCCGCCGGGGCCGCTGTCTGCGGCGGGTCCGCGCGGCCCCCGTGTGGTGTCGCTCGTCCCCTCGCTCACCGAGGCCGTCGCGGTCAGCGCGCCGGGCCTGCTGGTCGGCGCGACCGACTGGTGCACCCACCCCGCCGGCCTCGGCGTCGCGCGCGTCGGCGGCAC
Above is a window of Streptomyces sp. NBC_01498 DNA encoding:
- a CDS encoding helix-turn-helix domain-containing protein, whose amino-acid sequence is MDDKEALRVGAAVRRRRRSLGLTLAAVADRSGLSVPFLSQIENERARPSARSLERVAGALETSTAALHAAADSARTVDVVRAGDGAPGVRRVARGGHQLHAKEYTGELDTGREYQHRNDEVMYIADGSVEVEAEGCAYRLERGDTLYLSGGVRHRWRATEPGTRILVVAVAEQIDATYDTRR